The window AAAATCAGACTTTCCTTCAGTCCAGCGACTATAGCTGCCGCCGCTTATTTTCGCGATTTTTCGCATTTCGAGTGCTTGAAGACGTGTTTTAACATAGCTACCGGCATATTTTCTATATTGCGTTTTTCCCCAAAAGTCTTTTCCCAAAGGTATCCGGGCACCTTTCAATGTGCCAAGACCAACACAGAATATTTTTATGCCCTGATTTTTCTCGGACTGTGCCAACGGCACCAAGTATTTTCCATGATTATCTTCCCCATCTGAAAAAAACACGACTGCTTTGGCTGTACCATCAATTTCTCCTAATTTTTTAAGGGCCAATACCAATCCTGCTGCCGGATTCGAGCCTGGTTGCGGCAGCGCATTAATACGTATTTGTTTAAGCGCAATAAGAAAAGACTTATGATCATATGTTGCCGGACACATCACATTGGCTTGCCCGGTAAAGGCAACCAAACCCACTTGTTTTCCGGGAAATTGCGAAACTATTTCCCGAATTGCCGTTTTGGCGGCCAGAAAACGATTTGGAGTAACATCCTGTGCGCGCATGCTGGCCGAACAATCTAAAACAAAATAAATTGCCGTTTTTTTTCTAAGGACTTCTTTTTGAATGGGTTTACCTTGTGGTCTGGCCAAAGCAACAATCATGAGAGCCATTGCCAGCGATACCAGCACCACTTTATACTGCTTTCGCCAAGGCGACCATTGCGGAACCCAATATTGCCAAAAAATCGCCTCAGAAAATTGTCTGAGTTTTTTTTTGTTGCGCTTATACTGCCAATGCTCGAGCGCAACAAAAACCGGAACCAATCCAAGCAAGAACAACAGTTCAGGATTCGCAAATCGCATTATTTATCCGTCCTCAACTTTCATCAAAACATCGCCGAATAAAAACGAGTTGTTCTCAAAACCGCCTCCGTGACCAACAACAAAAGAGCTGCACACAGCACCCAAAAATACATCTCGGAAAAAACACTGTTCCGTTTCAGCGACACAATATTTTTTTCCAGCCCGTCAATGGCGTTCATAACGCGCTCAAACGCTGCCTTGCTATGTGCATGAAAATATTTACCACTTCCCAAAACCGCCAATTTTTCCAAGATCAGTTCATCCGGTTTATCCCAATATTGCGCCCTGCCATAAACGTCATAAAGAGGAACACGTTTTCCGTCAAAATCCCGTTCATATCGCAAAACCAGTTTTTCCCCTCCCAACCCGATGGTATATAATTTCATTTTTTTCTCGGAAATAATTTTTGCAGCAAGCGCAGGTTGAACACCTCTATTATTCACGCCATCCGTTGCCAAAATAATAACCTGCCGGTGCGGTTCAGCAGGTGTACGTTCTTGGTCCCGCTTGACTTCCGGTCCCCGATAAAAATCCACGGGCTCACCCGGCATACGCCGGGCAGGCTGCCCGTGGTATTTTTGTCGGGAGATGATCGCCTCTGGCGATATTTTCACTCGCTTCATCGATGGACTTACCCGGCATACGCCGGGCAGGCTGTCCATCGTGTTCGCGCTAGCACGATAATCAAGCAGTCGATTCACCGCCATCAACAACGCTTCCCCCATGGCCGTCCCCTCCACTCCAATGGTGTTGGTATGCACCGCATTGAGCTGACTTAAAATGCTGCCGTGATCCATGGTCAACGGCGAAAGGGTGAGCGGTGTTCCGGAAAAAACAATCAGCCCGAAACGATCATCAGGACGTTTACTTATAAATTGTTCTAAAACTTTTTTGGCGACACTTAGACGGTTGGGTCGGATATCGTATGCGCGCATACTTTCTGAAAGATCCAGCACCAGCATAATATCCAGACTCTTAATCTCCCGATTAACAGACCTCGTTTCACTCTGCGGTCTGGCAAGAACAACAATCATCAACAAAACCACCAGAATGCGTAAAATAATCGGAATATGACGATAATATTGGTGGGGATCTTTGGTAAGTTGATGAACAATCGAAAATGCCGGGAATTTAATCCCGCGTTTTTTTCGGTTAAAATATCGAACCAGCAAAAATATGCCGGGAATAAGAAACAAAAGAAAAAATGCAATAGGATAGGCCCAGCGAAATTCCCCGGTCAGCATCATTGTTCATCATTCAACTTTCTCGGTTTCTTTTTCATTTTCGAATGTTTGCTCCTCGCCGGAAATTTCTTCATCAATGACCGGTTCAGGTTCGGCCCGTTTTTCAGGATGTTTAATAAGTTCCTTCACTTTGGGGGCCGCTGCTTCAACGTTGTCCGGCGTGGGTGCCACATTGGCAAATTTCACTTTATCACATTCCATGAAATAGCCACGATACTGCTCAAGAAAATCCGGTTTGAACTCGAGTTTTTCCATTTCAGAAATCATTTCCCGGGTGGTCGCCTCTTCCGCTTTAAAACCAAACGTCCCTGCCATATAACGGCGCAAAATCATGGATAAAGATGTGTAAAACTCATCGATTTTCCCCGCTGCTTTGAGCTTCAACGCATCTTCCAACTCATCATACGCACGTTGCTCAGGTGTGCGCGGATCAACCGGTTCCGGGTCCGCGAGTTTGGGTTCGGGCCGATGTTTAAGGTAATACATAATGATAAAATTAAGAATAATCAACGCAATGCCAATCGCAAACGGAAGCCACTGACTCAATGATATGTGTGCAGATTTTTTTACAGGCTTGAGAACATCAATTTCAGGTGTTGGCGTCGGCAACGCTGTTTCACCGGTCGCTTCATTGACAAGCATGGTAATTGAATTTGTTTTCCGAATAATCCTTTGATTGGTGCCCGAATCAATCAATTCAATTTGTGCAGGCGGAATGCTGAATTCCCCTTTGCGATTGGCGACCAGATTGACTTCCTTAAAATTCACAATATGGGTTTTTCCATTTAAAATGCTGACGGAAGAACGTCCAATTATTTCCCCGACTTGAAAATACCGCTTTAAATCAGGCGGGGTAATATCCGGCGAATATTGTTTTTCTCCAGCTGTCATGACTTCAATTGTATATTGAAGAGCATCACCCAAATTGGGTGATGGATTACTGATATGCGCTCTGAAATATTCTTCCGCCGCTGCTGTCCCGGGCAGGACAGCCACCAGCAACAATAGCATCGTTGCTGTTATCTTAAGTATATTGTTTGAAAAAACAATCCGGATCATAGAAATCCCATTTTCATCTATTTTGTAGACTGCCTTTTTAATGCAGTTGACTGCTGCATGCATCCACTCACTATTGAATTCCTATTTTTTCATGTTTTTTAAATTATTTCAATTTTTTCTTCATCTTTTGCACAGCTTGCAGCACACTTTCCGGATCGCTATCAGCAATCAAAATCAATTGCATCCCCTTGCTGAGAACTTCCAGAACTTCACGCCGTTCCTCAAGATACAAATTCGGTGCTAAATCCTTCATTTTAACAACAAAGGGTTGCAAAAGAGGATTGACTGAATCCTGCGCCTTGATGAGTGCCGGAAAACCGCTGGGAACTCTCGCCCAACGTTCCTGTTGCGGTTGGGCGGTCAACCATTGTAAAAATGCCAATGCCTCTTTAGAGCGGTTTGAATTTGTCGTAATCGCGGCAGCCCTTCCTAATCCACCGATTGTATACATAGGATACTGGGCTGTTTTGGGAACAGGAAAACTCATCACACCAAAATCCAATTTAGGGTTCATTTGCTTGAAAACATTCACTGCCCACGATCCGTTCATCATCATCCCGGCACGATCATGGGCGAAAATAACTTCAGCATCCTTATTGGATAAAGCTGCCACGCCTGGATAAAAAAATCCTTTATCGCGCAATTCGACAAAATAATCTAAAATCTGACGGCATTCCGGTGTTGTATAAGGTGCCTCGCCGACATACAAACTGCGAATTTTATCCTTCCCCAAAATCGGCCATGCATAAATCCTAAAAAATGTCTGGTTTACCCAAAGATCTCCAAAACCACAGACCATGGGAGCAATCCCTATTTTCCGAAGTTGATGCCCGGCCTGAATGAATTCATCCCAAGTTTTTGGTGGATTGTCGGGATCCAACCCCGCCTTCTCAAATAATGTCCGATTATAAAATATTTGAATATTCATTGCTGATAACGGCACACCCCAGTGTCGTCCGCCTTTTACGTTGTAAATATTATATTCAGGAAAATAAAGTGCATTGACTGTGCGGGGGAAAAAGGAGTATTCCCATTCGTGGTTACTGCCCTGCATTGCTTTTGAAATATCGAGTATTTTCCCCGCTTTAATATAACGCGCTAAAAGCTCCGGATCATCCGCCAACCCCAACAAATCCGGCAAACGATTGGCCTGCGCTGCTGCCTGAACTTTGTTCCAATAGTCGCGGCCGCGCGATGAAAAAAGTTGAAATTCAACTTCAACCCCGGTCTCCAGTTGATAGCGACTGGCCATTTCTTCAAGAAAATTTTGATAATCAGACCAATAGTGCCAAAATGTTATTTTTTTTGCCGGTTTTTCTTTTGCAAAGGTCGACTGTGGCAGCATACCACCAACAAAACCTGATAAAATAATTACTATCGTTCCAAACCAAGCAATTTTTTTTAAAATAGTTGTACCCATTTCCAATGCCTCCGCTAAAATAAGAATACAATTTTTACGCTTTCAGGCTGTCCAAACCTTGCAAAACCACTACACAACTATTATTCCCAATAAAGAAAAGTGCAGGAGCGAGACTACATCACTCCTGCACTCAATAATACCGGTAATTATTTTTTCTTCATTATTTTTTCTTTTTCTTCTCTGGCTTTTTGCAAAACATTCTGAGGAATGACTTCTCCCAAAATAATACTTTGCAGCCCTTTGGATAAAATTTCCCGCACTTCATTTTTCTCTTCAAGCTTGATATCCGGATTCAGACGTGTCATCCCCTGGGCAAACCCTTTGAGCAAAGGATCAATCTGACTAAGCGAGTCTGAATTGGCCGGAATCTGCTTGGATTCTTTCGCCAGTTGTGATTGGCGATCCTTGTCCACAAACCATTTCAAGAATGCAATTGCTTCTTCCGGATACTCAGAACTTGTAGTAACGGCAACGCCTTTGCCGACACCGCCGAATAAATACATGGGATACTCGGCATCGACGGGTTTTGGAAAGGGAAAAACACCCAGCTCCAATTCATCCGATGCAATTCCCTGGTATACATTGACCGCCCATGACCCATTGAGCATCATGGCCGCTTTTTTGTTGGCAAAATTAATTTCAGCAGTCTTGTTATTCATGTTAATCGTTCCCGGATAAAGAATTTTATGCACACGCATGTCAACCACCCGCTGCATTGCCTTGAGGCAGCCGTCATTGGTATACGGCAATTCACCGGTATATAATTTTTTCATGTTCTCTTTCCCTAAATAGGTCCAGCAATACGCATTAAAAAAGGTATAATCAATCCAGGGTTCGCTCAAACCGGCGACAAACGGTGAAATACCGGCTGCATTAAGTTTCTCACTGATTTCTAAAAACTCACCCCATGTCTTGGGAGGCTTCTCAGGATCCAAGCCGGCTTTTACAAACATATCTTTGTGATAGTATATCTGAATATTCATTACAGTGAGCGGAATGCCCCAAAAAGAATCATCCTTGACTTTGTATGCATTTCCCGCCTCATAGAAAAAAGCTTCCAATGCCCGAGGAAAAAAAGTCTTACGCCATTCACCATTGTTCTTGTTCAACTCTTCGGTAAGCTCATAAATACGGTCTGCGTTGATGTAACGCGCCAAGAGATCGCCACCGCCTGCCAAACCAATAATATCCGGCAATGTCTTGGCTGCTGCTGAAGCTTGCAGTTTCTTGAAATAATCCGACCCGATTAACATCATTTTGACTTTGACGCCGCTTTCTTCTTCATAGTCGGCAGCCATTTTTTTTAGCATGGGCTGTTGGTCTCCCCACCAGTGCCAGACCGTAACAGTCATTTGCTCTACCTGGCCTTCCTTGGGCGCGCACCCAACGAACCCACCTGCAATACTTGTTATAAACAACCCAATTACGAAAAACTTTAAAATGTTCTTCATAAATCTTCCTCCCAGTTTTTATTGCCGACAATATAGAAAATCGTGAATGTTTTACTCTCGCCGGCCTTTACTTTTTCTTCCTTGCTTAAAAGCTCCATCGTATAGAATATCGCATCCTGCCAGACACCGATCCGGTTCATCTGAGATACGTTAAATTTCTGCATAAAATAGCCCTTGCTCCGGGTATCCAACGCCACGACCCAACCCTCATTCGGTTCATAATCATCCTTACCGATTTTAGCATTAAATTTCTCCTCAAGGATCAATGTACGCTCATCATTTTCAGGATCAGCTACTGGAATAATAATCCGATGATCGTCACCGGCAAAATTGTAGGGTCCCGGCGCAAGATCCGGATGATTAAACCACAAATATTTCCGATTGACATCCGTTAAATTTCTAACTGAATAATCCAGTTGTAATTGACGCCCGGCGGAAGGTAATATCATCCGCCTTTCCAACTCCAGTCCATTCTGCGTCCGAGTCTTCATCGCCACAATAATTTTTTCACCTTTTTCCTTCACAACCTCCACTTCCCAGTCATCATTCCATACAAAACCAGGCCATCCACTGGGGAACCAATCATTTACTCCGCCATATTCTATCCAATCTTTTGATTCGGGTATTTTTTTCACTGTCGGATAATTCTGATAAAGCATATTGGCGTTGGAATCACGGTGATAAAACGCCATGATCCTGCCGCCAAGATCACTTTGTAATTGCACCTCCACCTCTTCGTTGGACATAATAATATTGTCATCGCCGCAATTCATCCAATCACCACGCAAAACAAGTGCTTCGCCGGGTACAATCACTGGATATTTCATTATTTCCGTATGCTTTTTCTTGCCATATTCAAAAACAACCTTAATCTCCTGCTCGCCCTTCTGGGTGGCGGTAACATCAAATCGAATAATTTGTTCGCCGCCGTCAGCCACTTTCAAAGGAAACCTGGTCTGACTAAGCAAAAGTCCTGCCGAGGGTTTTAACTCTATTGTCCCAAATGCATTTTTTTTACTGAAAGTAATCAGCCGCAATTGTCCGGTATTCTTTTTCCCGCGCACTAAAACCCGAGGTCCTTCAAATGAAATGACACGCCAGACCGGCGAAACTTCGATTTTTTCCACCTTGGTACGGGTAACATTTTTCCGCACTTGAAACGATGCCGAGATTTTATGCTTTTCAACTGCTTGAATCTGCGGCGGCTTAACCTCCAAAGCAATTTTTTTCTCTTCACGCGGTTTTAATTTCACCACTTTTCTTTTTTTGCCCTTCCAATTATCAGGTATGTTTAAGTGAAGCTGTCCCTTGATTTTTTCAGTAAAGTTGTTTTTGATGCTGACCAAGACAGTTGTCCACTCACCGCTGTCAATGCTCTTACTCTCGGTTTTTACCGCGACTGCAAAAGGCGAATCAACCTGTAAAACACTCTGTGTTGCATGCGTCGTTACTTTTTTTCCTTGTTGACTTACCAACTCACCTTTCAACCACACAACATCACCCGCTTCAGCTGTCGAAGGAATCCGCAAAGGAAACTCCCCTGAAATGGTCTCTCCCCGCTTCAATACCTCAACTGATTCGGTTTTCATATATTGCGTAGGGGACAAAGTAATAAAACCATCTTTGGGCTTTATCACCGGAGAATTTCTTTTAACCATCCAGGCCGAGAGAACGAGTTGTACATTATCCATTTTTATTTTCCTTAAATTTTTCCCCTCCACCCCCACCATCACCTGCGTATTGGCTGCAACCTTATCAACATTAGAAAGAATTTTCAAAGCATACTCAAAATGCCGGTTCGGATTGTATTCAACAACATACTTTACCGCGCCCGTACTGGCCATGTTGGTATCCGTATGAAAAGCAATCGCATGTGGTGTGAGCGCAACCAATGGAATTTCATGCCGTCCTTGCCGCACGGAAATCGCCTCGGCTATTTTCCATTTTGCAGGCCGAGGAATCGTAATAAGCGTATTGTGATGTTCCAATTGCGTGACAATCACTTTATTCCGCTTTCGTTGAACCACAATGTATTGAGGTTCTCCAAGATCAAACCCGTACAGACGGGTGAAACGTCCTGCTAAAAAAGTGCCTTTTCTGTCAGTCGCAATAAATCCATTTCTAGCGACCGTATGATTTAGTACCGGGTATTCATCAAGTTCAGAAAGATTGGCTAAAATCCCCAGATCAGGATATGCCGACCATATCAAATGATGGGATCGAATCTGCTCGTAATTCAGCAATGGTTTTCCTACATATTTCGAAACCACGTGTTTTTGTAATTGATCCGCCAGTTGAAACCATTTTTTTTGATCATGCCATTCTGATACCCAGCGTCCATTAAACATATTGTATCCATGGGCCAAATAAAACGTGATTTTTTCATGACTATCGCAGAACACTTCATGCGCAAGATTATGGTGATAATACAATACGTTTTCATGACTAAGATATTGCGCTATGGGAAAATACTCCCACGAACCCTCACCCCACCAAATATTGTAATCCAGACTTTTGGGAAAGGTGTAAGATGCCATGCCGCAAAATGCGCTCATCAAAGGGACGATCCGGTCATAGCCCTGTTCCGTCAGCAGGGGTCCTGACTTAACATTTTCAAAACAATTTTCGTACCAGCCCTGCGCATAATCGTTGGGATGCCTCAAACTCGAATTCATATCATAATCAATGAAACGGGCGCCAATCTGATCTAAGAACAGCATATCAATTTTATACTCATTAAAAAACTTTTCAGCAATGCGATCTCCGGCCCGTCGTACAGCAGGATGTCGCGGTGACGTTGCCCACCCTTTGCCACCCGAAGCGTAAACCTCAAAAACCGCTTCATTTTTAAAATTTTTACTGGCAACCGCTTTGGGTCCTCCCGAACGCGATAAGGTGGGGCTGACATTCCAAAAAGTATTATTGGTATATGGCATTAAAACAAGGTCATGTTTTTTTGCCAAGGCAATGTTTTTTTTAAAATCCTGATTAGTCCCGAAGGTGGGATTCACCGGCCAAAAATCCGGCATATGCTTGTCAAATCCCTCCAGCCACCATGTCACATAATGTACGATAGTGCCGTAGGGTAATTCCTTAAAATAGGAAGCAACATGGTCAAAATCACGATTCATATCAAGTGATATCTTCAATAAAACACCCTTACGCACTTTGTCAAAAAGACTTTTACCTAATTTGTCAACCAAGCGCGATGTTTGATCCAAACCATTTTCATGTCGATACCGTTTGAGTGCCTGCTCAATTTTTTCACCCACAACCATGCGCAGCGGCTGACTCGCCCAAGCATCCCCCGGTTTGATATACGTTGCCCAACCGTGTTCATAAATACCACACTCCCCTTTGGCCGGGGAATATCCAATGTTAATCCTGGTAGGTTTAATGGGTTGATCCCGCCATAACAAATATGAAGAAAATTTACCGCCATCATCCAAGGACCAATTCACAAAATCAGAAAACAATAGTGGATAGGTGGTTTTCCATTGCCGTTTTCCTTTAAAAAACTTCTGATTAAATCTTACACCCATGGCATACGGAAGATACAAATATTCCAATTTTCGATAATCCAGACAAATACGGGGAATATCCACTGCCGTCACAATTTTTCTTCCATTATTCTGAAATGTTGCCGTGAGATCAAAATAATTATGATCACTAAAAACCAAAAAAAATGTCATAATTGATTTTCCGGAACGATAAACCATTTTTAAGGTGTTTTTTTCATCAAGCCATTTATAGGAAAATCCTGAATTCCGGGAAGATAAAAATTCCTTGGCATTTTGAAAGTCACCTTTTTTGAACATCACACGCCAAAGATAGGAATGCTCGCTGCCCATGGAAACTTCAGATTTATTTGTTTTGTCTTGAATGGATTGAAATGTGCCCGTCGCCCGATCTAAAACAACCTGATAACAGTTGTTCTCGATGGTAATCATTTTATCATCTTCCTTGATTTCCGGGGAACTCTTATCCTCTCGCAATTTGGATACGCGATATTTTTGTCCAAAAAGCTTAATAATTCCACCTTGATCCAAATAACCTTTGCTGCCGGTAAAACAGGCCGCAAGATTTGTTTTACTGATTGCCTGAGGCATCACCAAAGGAGGTGGTGGTTGAATCAATTGCGAAGGAATAATCCCTGCGACCAGTTTAATATTTTTTTTCCCTATGAATTTAACCGAATAAAAATCAGCCCGGTAATCTTTAACGGGGATGGCGGGATTCCCGGTAGTAACACCCAGCGTGAAAATAAATTTCTGCTCACCTTTTAAATATCCCAAATCTTCCGAAAAATCAAAAATATAACTTCCCGGTTTATTGATCTCCGGCTTGATACGATAATATCCCCCGCGAAATTGTTTGCCTTCCAAAACCATATACAAACTTGCATTTAATTCAAAAACGACCACTTCCAATTTCGAGTATTGCGAAAAATCAATTTCCAGTTCTTTAAACACACTACCATATTCTTTAGTTTTATTTTCTCCGGTTATCCGCAGTTTTCCACCTGATTGTTTTGAAAGAAATGCTCCGGAGCTCTGGCCGCTTTTCCAGCGATTTTCCCATCCCAACAGTTCAGTCTGAAGTGTAACATCACTATCCATTTCTATTTGTGAATCAATTTCAATAATTTTACCGCGAGATGAAGAAACAAATTTAAGACCTGACATTTTCATGGATAAATCAATATTCCCCGGACGCTCTCCTGTCGTAATCCCGATCTCAATCCGAACACGCCGGACACCCTTCAAACCGGTGGCTTCACGTACATTATAGGCAAATTTTCCAATTTGATGATTGTCTTCCTGAAGTTTAAGGTAACCATTTGTCAAATCATGGTTTTCAATCAATAAAAACCAATCGGCATTCGGTGTACAACCTGTGACATTAATTTCTAAAAAGGGATATTTATCAAGATTCCAATCAACATAACGATAGACAACGCCGTAATTTTTTTCCCGCTCAGTACCAACGATATGGGCAATCCCGTCTTTGATCTCAAATTTAGCCCCACTCGGTACACCATTGTCCCAAGTATCACGCCATTTTTCAGTCGAAGTATGTTGCACATCAAAAATAGCTAACGAACGTGCTTCACCTTCCTGCAAAAACGTCAGGTTGCCCAACAAAATTAATAAAAAAAATAACGCAAAGGGTAAAGATTTCCTCATTATTTAAACCAACCTCCCGATCTAACGCGCAAACCCCGGTCTAGCCTTTTACCGCCCCGGCTGTAATGCCTTTCAAAATGTATTTGGACAAGAAAAAGTAGATAATTAATAGTGGAATAGTCGCGATGGTAAGTCCGGCCATGAGCAATGGATAATCCGTCAGATGCTCGCCCTGAAACACCATAATACCGCGCTGAATCGGCATCAGTGCACGGTTATTAATGACAATCAAAGCCAACAAAAATTCATTCCACACAGCCAGAACCGTAAAAATCGAAACAGTTGCCATGGCCGGTTTGGCCAGAGGCAAAAATATCCGCCAATATAAATCAAATTTGTTGCAGCCGTCAATAACCGCCGCTTCCTCAATTTCTTTAGGAATATTTTCAAAAAAAGTTTTTAAAATAAAAATAGCCAAAGCCAATGCTGCATTGGTATACGGCAAAATCAATCCCAGACGCGTATCTGCAAGACCCATTTTAATAAGCAAAATATACAATGGAATAAATGCTCCCGGAATGGGAATCATGAGGGATCCGATAAACATAAAATAAAGCACATTGCGGCCAAGAAATTTGTACCGGGCAAAAACATAAGCCGCCATGGACGCTAAAAACAGTGCAAATATCAATGTAACTGCTGTATAAAAAACGCTGTTAAAAAAATAAATTCCAAAAGACCCGACTTTCCAGGCAGTCACATAATTTATAAATTTCCAGGCATGGGGTATAATAGAAATATTGGAAAAAACCTCGTTTTGTTCTTTCAGCGAAGAAGCGAACATCCACACCAAAGGAAATATA is drawn from bacterium and contains these coding sequences:
- a CDS encoding carbohydrate ABC transporter permease; translated protein: MKIRRKTLANIPVHMVLIFWTLVSIFPLVWMFASSLKEQNEVFSNISIIPHAWKFINYVTAWKVGSFGIYFFNSVFYTAVTLIFALFLASMAAYVFARYKFLGRNVLYFMFIGSLMIPIPGAFIPLYILLIKMGLADTRLGLILPYTNAALALAIFILKTFFENIPKEIEEAAVIDGCNKFDLYWRIFLPLAKPAMATVSIFTVLAVWNEFLLALIVINNRALMPIQRGIMVFQGEHLTDYPLLMAGLTIATIPLLIIYFFLSKYILKGITAGAVKG